In Streptomyces chartreusis, the following proteins share a genomic window:
- a CDS encoding ABC transporter substrate-binding protein: MNTRTISGRLRGAAALALLPLLALTACGSGDTGGTAAVGAQASPVPTDDPVAAVREVASAAALLPADVREAGKLKVGSSIGFPPGAYYPNGTDKAAAGQDIDLADAVAKVLGVELERQDASFETILPALGSGKYDFGTGNFGVTAERLKTIDFVTYINDGQGFAVKQGNTELTGKVTDLTELCGLTIGTGAGTTFEATLTAKKGVCAKAGKKPYDVKVYSENAATLTALQQGRIDVIMSTINGLRYQAAQPASQTAFLGEFHRLDVGFAFKKGSPLTKAFQAAVDELIKDGTYTRILKKWGTSASAIDASRINPPEHT, translated from the coding sequence GTGAACACCCGCACGATCAGCGGCCGCCTGCGCGGCGCCGCCGCCCTCGCACTGCTGCCCCTGCTCGCGCTGACCGCCTGCGGTTCCGGCGACACCGGCGGCACGGCGGCGGTGGGCGCCCAGGCGTCTCCCGTGCCGACCGACGACCCGGTCGCCGCCGTGCGCGAGGTGGCCTCCGCCGCGGCCCTGCTGCCCGCCGACGTGCGCGAGGCGGGCAAACTCAAGGTCGGCAGTTCCATCGGGTTCCCGCCCGGGGCGTACTACCCGAACGGAACGGACAAGGCGGCCGCCGGCCAGGACATCGACCTCGCCGACGCCGTCGCCAAGGTGCTCGGCGTCGAACTGGAGCGCCAGGACGCCTCCTTCGAGACGATCCTGCCCGCCCTGGGCAGCGGCAAGTACGACTTCGGCACCGGCAACTTCGGCGTCACCGCCGAGCGCCTGAAGACCATCGACTTCGTCACCTACATCAACGACGGCCAGGGCTTCGCGGTGAAGCAGGGCAACACCGAGCTGACGGGGAAGGTCACCGATCTCACCGAGCTGTGCGGGCTGACCATCGGCACCGGCGCCGGCACCACCTTCGAGGCGACCCTCACCGCGAAGAAGGGTGTGTGCGCGAAGGCCGGCAAGAAGCCGTACGACGTGAAGGTCTACTCGGAGAACGCGGCCACGCTCACCGCGCTCCAGCAGGGCCGTATCGACGTGATCATGTCGACCATCAACGGCCTGCGTTACCAGGCGGCCCAGCCCGCGTCGCAGACAGCCTTCCTCGGCGAGTTCCACCGCCTCGACGTCGGCTTCGCCTTCAAGAAGGGCTCCCCGCTCACCAAGGCGTTCCAGGCCGCCGTGGACGAACTGATCAAGGACGGCACCTACACCCGGATCCTCAAGAAGTGGGGCACCTCCGCCTCCGCGATCGACGCCTCGCGGATCAACCCGCCCGAGCACACATGA
- a CDS encoding GNAT family N-acetyltransferase: MTSAPELTVVEVPVSDARVEPLLRELGDEYSRRYGRDAHAELARYPDEEFTAPHGGVLLLLIEDGEPVAGGAFRRYDEATAELKRIWTHSAHRRRGLARRVVAELEREAGARGYRRLYLTTGPRQPEARGLYLAAGYTALFDTEADPETIGPLPFEKHLVEPEHTGKAPTL, encoded by the coding sequence ATGACCTCCGCACCGGAGTTGACGGTCGTGGAGGTGCCCGTCTCCGACGCCAGAGTCGAGCCATTGCTGCGCGAACTCGGCGACGAGTACTCCAGACGCTACGGCAGGGACGCCCACGCCGAACTCGCCCGCTATCCCGACGAGGAGTTCACCGCACCGCACGGCGGTGTCCTGCTGCTCCTCATCGAGGACGGGGAGCCGGTCGCCGGCGGCGCATTCCGGCGGTACGACGAAGCGACCGCCGAACTCAAGCGGATCTGGACCCACTCGGCGCACCGCAGGCGCGGCCTCGCCCGCCGTGTCGTCGCCGAGCTGGAGCGCGAGGCGGGCGCCCGCGGCTACCGGCGCCTCTACCTGACCACCGGCCCCCGCCAGCCCGAGGCCCGCGGCCTCTACCTGGCGGCCGGCTACACCGCCCTGTTCGACACCGAGGCCGACCCGGAAACCATCGGCCCGCTGCCCTTCGAGAAGCACCTCGTCGAACCGGAACACACGGGAAAGGCCCCCACCCTGTGA
- a CDS encoding LLM class flavin-dependent oxidoreductase: protein MPVEFLGIAATNDGSETTPRSGAAFDKDYTLRLARAHEDHGWDRVLFAYGSGSPDPAPAAAYIASRLDRLQILLAHRPNVSYPTFAAKTFATLDRISEGRLTVHFITGGNDHEQGREGDTLTKDERYARTLEYIRIVKRIWTTHEPFDHEGEHYRFHDFVSDVFPVQQPRPGVSFGGSSPAAYAAGGAEADIYCLWGEPLAKTAEQIEHVKAAAKAAGRTDVPRIQVAFRPIIAPTEELAWEKARRTVGAIKARKEKGEAITKRHNGHARPQNTGSQRLLAIAEAGERYDRALWTPTAAATGGAGNSNALVGTPETVAQALLDYYDLGVDILSARGYDLLGDAIDFGRHVIPIVREEVAKRDAERAARGTQTLTAVNG from the coding sequence ATGCCCGTGGAGTTCCTCGGCATCGCCGCCACCAACGACGGCTCCGAAACCACGCCGCGCTCCGGCGCCGCCTTCGACAAGGACTACACGCTCCGGCTCGCCCGGGCGCACGAGGACCACGGCTGGGACCGGGTGCTGTTCGCCTACGGCTCCGGCTCGCCGGACCCCGCACCGGCCGCCGCGTACATCGCCAGCAGGCTGGACCGGCTGCAGATCCTGCTCGCCCACCGCCCCAACGTCTCCTACCCGACCTTCGCCGCCAAGACGTTCGCCACCCTGGACCGGATCAGCGAGGGCCGGCTGACCGTGCACTTCATCACCGGCGGCAACGACCACGAGCAGGGCCGCGAGGGCGACACCCTCACCAAGGACGAGCGCTACGCCCGCACCCTCGAGTACATCCGCATCGTCAAGAGGATCTGGACCACCCACGAGCCCTTCGACCACGAGGGCGAGCACTACCGCTTCCACGACTTCGTCAGCGACGTCTTCCCCGTCCAACAGCCCCGCCCCGGCGTCTCGTTCGGCGGCTCGTCACCCGCCGCGTACGCCGCCGGCGGCGCCGAGGCCGACATCTACTGCCTGTGGGGCGAGCCGCTGGCGAAGACCGCCGAGCAGATCGAGCACGTGAAGGCCGCCGCGAAGGCCGCGGGCCGCACCGACGTCCCCCGCATCCAGGTCGCCTTCCGCCCGATCATCGCCCCCACCGAGGAACTGGCCTGGGAGAAGGCCCGGCGCACGGTCGGCGCGATCAAGGCACGCAAGGAGAAGGGCGAGGCGATCACCAAGCGGCACAACGGGCACGCCCGGCCGCAGAACACCGGCTCGCAGCGGCTGCTCGCCATCGCCGAGGCAGGCGAGCGCTACGACCGCGCCCTGTGGACCCCGACCGCCGCGGCGACCGGCGGCGCCGGCAACTCCAACGCCCTGGTCGGCACCCCCGAGACGGTGGCGCAGGCACTCCTCGACTACTACGACCTCGGCGTCGACATCCTCTCCGCACGTGGTTACGACCTGCTGGGCGACGCCATCGACTTCGGCCGCCATGTGATCCCGATCGTCCGCGAGGAGGTCGCCAAGCGCGACGCCGAGCGGGCCGCACGCGGGACGCAGACCCTCACGGCGGTGAACGGATGA
- a CDS encoding amino acid ABC transporter permease: MVTPSDVTSTPAPAPKSLRPPGAPDEDLPRIVPRRHAGRRLTAAVALLVLAMVLNSVIRNDAFQWDVVGRYFTTSAVLDGLLLSLWLTALVMVLGFLLGTLLAVMRLSANPVLRALSWGYVWIFRSTPLLVQLLFWFNIGALYPTLGLGIPFGPQFLTVKTVNLLGPALTAVIGLTLHETAYAAEVVRGGILSVDSGQTEAAQALGLSRRRTLRRIVVPQAMRSIVPTAGNMLIGTLKGTSIVSVLAVHDLLYSVQLIYNQTYQIIPLLMVATLWYIAVTTVLGVGQFYVERHYARGDSRTLPPTPLQRLRGQLATARLRLSAATASDARPVTGGER, encoded by the coding sequence ATGGTCACGCCGTCCGATGTCACGTCCACCCCTGCCCCGGCCCCGAAATCCCTTCGGCCACCCGGCGCGCCCGACGAGGATCTGCCGCGGATCGTGCCGCGCCGGCACGCCGGCCGCCGGCTGACCGCGGCCGTCGCGCTGCTCGTCCTCGCGATGGTGCTGAATTCCGTGATCCGCAACGACGCCTTCCAGTGGGACGTGGTGGGCCGGTACTTCACCACGTCCGCCGTGCTCGACGGACTGCTGCTGTCCCTGTGGCTGACCGCCTTGGTGATGGTGCTCGGCTTTCTGCTCGGCACCCTGCTCGCGGTCATGCGGCTGTCCGCCAACCCCGTGCTGCGCGCGCTGAGTTGGGGCTACGTGTGGATCTTCCGGTCCACCCCGCTGCTGGTGCAGCTGCTGTTCTGGTTCAACATCGGCGCGCTGTACCCGACGCTCGGCCTCGGCATCCCGTTCGGCCCGCAGTTCCTCACCGTCAAGACGGTCAACCTGCTCGGGCCGGCCCTCACCGCCGTCATCGGCCTGACCCTGCACGAGACCGCCTACGCCGCCGAGGTGGTGCGCGGCGGCATCCTCTCCGTGGACTCCGGGCAGACCGAGGCCGCCCAGGCGCTCGGGCTGAGCAGACGCCGCACCCTGCGCCGGATCGTCGTACCGCAGGCGATGCGCTCGATCGTGCCGACGGCCGGGAACATGCTGATCGGCACGCTCAAGGGCACCAGCATCGTCAGCGTGCTCGCCGTGCACGACCTGCTGTACTCGGTGCAGCTGATCTACAACCAGACGTACCAGATCATCCCGCTGCTGATGGTCGCCACCCTTTGGTACATCGCGGTCACCACGGTGCTCGGCGTCGGGCAGTTCTACGTCGAGCGGCACTACGCGCGCGGCGACTCCCGCACCCTGCCGCCCACACCCCTCCAGCGGCTGCGCGGCCAACTCGCCACCGCGCGACTCCGGTTGAGCGCCGCGACGGCCTCCGACGCCCGTCCGGTGACCGGTGGTGAGCGATGA
- a CDS encoding FAD/NAD(P)-binding protein: MSTIPATAVLVVVGAGPRATGLLERIAANAPELWDEKRELHIHLVDPHPPGPGRVWRREQSELLRMNSMAEDVTMFTDESSTIEGPVRPGPSLAEWAAQFSGKGPRHAPFAEPADPEVLAELRTLDGADFPTRRAQSAYLDWVFRRALAQLPPTVTVEWHRTTATSVTGPPDGPQHVHLADRATPLTADLVILAQGHLGSTPAAEHGTHAGFARRHGRFHLPPEFSADADLSALRPDEDVILRGFGLAFIDLMSLLTEGRGGTFRTEADGSLTYLPSGREPVLHVGSRRGVPYHSKTRYRLRGPRPPLPRHFGPAQVDALLAEGRALDLRRDVWPLMAKEIGFGHYHELFHAHPERTALPWPDFVAAYDRLDWYAEEMAALVAAAVPGPADRLDFETLDHPLDGLAFATPDAFQDHLRDHIARDVARREDPEYSADLGAFLALLSVYGQLPGLVAGGRLTARSVAEHLDGWWHGFFSFQASGPPGFRLRQLLALSRAGIVHFLGAGVRIGTDEGTGTFTATGATVPGHTVHATALIEAYLPIPSLDRTEDPLLRELHRAGALSEEVIADPTHTHRSGLLAVSPTDGHVIDPSLGGEHPRRIALGAPTNSRAVAAFARPRTNAPAFRQNDAVARTLLRVLSSHFSISEIVTSNI; the protein is encoded by the coding sequence ATGAGCACCATCCCCGCCACGGCCGTCCTGGTCGTCGTCGGCGCGGGCCCGCGCGCCACGGGACTGCTGGAGCGCATCGCCGCCAACGCCCCCGAACTGTGGGACGAAAAACGGGAGTTGCACATCCACCTGGTGGACCCGCACCCGCCAGGCCCGGGGCGCGTCTGGCGCCGGGAGCAGTCCGAGCTGCTGCGGATGAACTCCATGGCCGAGGACGTCACCATGTTCACCGACGAGTCGTCCACCATCGAGGGCCCCGTACGGCCGGGGCCCTCCCTCGCCGAGTGGGCCGCCCAGTTCTCGGGCAAGGGCCCCCGCCACGCGCCCTTCGCCGAGCCCGCAGACCCGGAGGTGCTCGCCGAACTGCGCACGCTCGACGGCGCCGACTTCCCCACCCGCCGCGCCCAGAGCGCCTATCTGGACTGGGTGTTCCGCAGGGCGCTGGCCCAGCTTCCGCCCACCGTCACGGTCGAGTGGCACCGCACCACGGCGACCTCCGTCACCGGCCCCCCGGACGGCCCGCAGCACGTGCACCTGGCCGACCGCGCGACCCCGCTCACCGCGGACCTGGTGATCCTGGCGCAGGGGCACCTCGGCTCCACGCCCGCCGCAGAGCACGGTACGCACGCCGGCTTCGCCCGCCGCCACGGCCGGTTCCACCTCCCGCCGGAGTTCTCCGCCGACGCCGACCTGTCCGCGCTGCGGCCCGACGAGGACGTCATCCTGCGCGGCTTCGGGCTCGCCTTCATCGACCTGATGTCCCTGCTCACCGAGGGCCGCGGCGGCACCTTCCGCACCGAGGCCGACGGCAGCCTCACCTACCTCCCCTCCGGTCGCGAACCCGTGCTCCACGTCGGATCGCGGCGGGGCGTGCCGTACCACTCCAAGACCCGCTACCGGCTCCGGGGCCCGCGGCCGCCGCTGCCGCGCCACTTCGGGCCCGCTCAGGTCGACGCGCTGCTCGCCGAGGGGCGAGCGCTGGATCTGCGGCGCGACGTGTGGCCGCTGATGGCCAAGGAGATCGGCTTCGGCCACTACCACGAGCTCTTCCACGCCCACCCCGAGCGCACCGCCCTGCCCTGGCCGGACTTCGTGGCGGCCTACGACCGTCTGGACTGGTACGCCGAGGAGATGGCCGCCCTCGTCGCCGCGGCCGTGCCCGGCCCGGCGGACCGCCTGGACTTCGAGACGCTGGACCACCCCCTGGACGGCCTGGCCTTCGCCACGCCCGACGCCTTCCAGGACCACCTGCGCGACCACATCGCCCGGGACGTGGCCCGTCGCGAGGACCCGGAGTACAGCGCCGATCTCGGGGCGTTCCTGGCGCTGCTCTCGGTATACGGGCAGCTCCCCGGCCTGGTCGCCGGAGGACGGCTGACCGCGCGGTCCGTGGCAGAGCACCTGGACGGCTGGTGGCACGGGTTCTTCAGCTTCCAGGCCTCGGGCCCGCCCGGTTTCCGGCTGCGCCAGCTGCTGGCCCTGTCCCGGGCAGGGATCGTCCACTTCCTGGGCGCGGGTGTCCGAATCGGCACCGACGAGGGCACGGGCACCTTCACCGCGACCGGTGCCACCGTCCCCGGTCACACCGTCCACGCCACGGCCCTGATCGAGGCGTATCTGCCCATCCCCTCGCTCGACCGCACCGAGGATCCGCTGCTGCGCGAACTGCACCGGGCCGGTGCCCTGTCCGAGGAGGTCATCGCCGATCCCACCCACACCCACCGCTCCGGCCTGCTCGCCGTCTCCCCCACGGACGGCCACGTCATCGACCCGTCCCTGGGCGGCGAGCACCCCCGGCGCATCGCCCTCGGCGCGCCGACCAACAGCCGGGCCGTCGCCGCTTTCGCCAGACCTCGCACCAATGCGCCGGCTTTCCGACAGAATGACGCGGTTGCCCGCACCCTGCTCCGGGTCCTGAGCTCTCACTTCTCAATAAGTGAGATCGTCACGTCCAATATATGA
- a CDS encoding aliphatic sulfonate ABC transporter substrate-binding protein: MSAARPLNTLRTFAVIAALPLLLTACGYGAESTDDGKQAEVAADAKKLSVDEVKIGYFPNLTHATALVGVQEGLLQKELGGTKIKTSTFNAGPSEIEALNSGSIDIGWIGPSPAINGYTKAAGKNLRIISGSASGGVKLVVNPEKIKSLKDVKGKKIATPQLGNTQDVALLNWISEQGWKVDAESGKGDVSVVRTDNKVTPDAYKSGSIDGAWVPEPTASKLVAEGGKVLLDEGDLWPDKKFVITNIIVSQSFLKDHPDVVEAVLRGSVKTNKWINANPDKAKASANKALEELSGKALPAEVLDPAWKSVTFLDDPLAATLDTEAEHAVKAGLLEQPDLKGIYDLAPLNKVLKAEGQDEVDDAGLGVK, from the coding sequence GTGTCTGCCGCAAGACCGCTCAACACCCTGCGCACCTTCGCCGTCATCGCGGCGCTCCCCCTGCTGCTGACCGCCTGCGGCTACGGCGCCGAGTCCACCGACGACGGCAAGCAGGCCGAGGTCGCGGCGGACGCCAAGAAGCTCTCCGTCGACGAGGTGAAGATCGGCTACTTCCCCAACCTCACGCACGCCACCGCGCTGGTCGGCGTCCAGGAGGGCCTGCTCCAGAAGGAGCTCGGCGGCACCAAGATCAAGACGTCGACCTTCAACGCCGGCCCGTCGGAGATCGAGGCGCTGAACTCCGGCTCCATCGACATCGGCTGGATCGGCCCCTCCCCCGCCATCAACGGCTACACCAAGGCGGCCGGCAAGAACCTGCGGATCATCTCCGGTTCCGCCTCCGGCGGCGTGAAGCTCGTCGTCAACCCGGAGAAGATCAAGTCCCTCAAGGACGTCAAGGGCAAGAAGATCGCCACCCCGCAGCTCGGCAACACCCAGGACGTGGCGCTGCTCAACTGGATCTCCGAGCAGGGCTGGAAGGTCGACGCCGAGAGCGGCAAGGGCGACGTCTCCGTCGTCCGCACCGACAACAAGGTGACCCCGGACGCCTACAAGTCCGGCTCGATCGACGGCGCGTGGGTGCCCGAGCCGACCGCGTCCAAGCTGGTCGCCGAGGGCGGCAAGGTGCTCCTCGACGAGGGCGACCTGTGGCCCGACAAGAAGTTCGTGATCACGAACATCATCGTGTCGCAGAGCTTCCTGAAGGACCACCCGGACGTCGTCGAGGCCGTCCTGCGCGGTTCGGTGAAGACCAACAAGTGGATCAACGCCAACCCGGACAAGGCCAAGGCCTCCGCCAACAAGGCCCTGGAGGAGCTCTCCGGCAAGGCGCTGCCCGCCGAGGTCCTCGACCCGGCCTGGAAGTCGGTCACCTTCCTCGACGACCCGCTGGCCGCGACCCTCGACACCGAGGCGGAGCACGCGGTCAAGGCCGGCCTGCTCGAACAGCCCGACCTGAAGGGCATCTACGACCTCGCGCCGCTCAACAAGGTCCTCAAGGCGGAGGGCCAGGACGAGGTCGACGACGCCGGTCTCGGCGTCAAGTAA